In Opitutaceae bacterium TAV5, one genomic interval encodes:
- a CDS encoding sugar-binding protein, with protein MTSPSRRRCCLVLTLLLVGLISVLGFQALNLLKAQPAWWMQQGVLDPAAAPDDYAAANIGQLKHITTQAAAEMNAHLPGGAGPAINALVTSWQQPPATGVTRDDYAAVNLGQLKAVAQLFYNRLATAGIVVGPVVEGSSYPWPTDQSGADNYALVNVGQLKHVFSFTVPSGPPGFVDTDGNGIDDNWELAHFGQIGIDPTADPDGDGLSNLAEYLADTDPTLAAQTVPPAALALTVYSP; from the coding sequence ATGACCTCACCATCCCGCAGGCGCTGCTGTCTGGTATTAACCCTGCTCCTTGTCGGATTGATATCAGTCCTCGGTTTTCAGGCATTGAATCTTTTGAAGGCGCAGCCTGCATGGTGGATGCAGCAGGGGGTGCTTGATCCGGCAGCCGCGCCGGACGACTATGCGGCGGCAAACATCGGCCAACTCAAACACATTACCACGCAAGCGGCGGCGGAAATGAACGCCCACCTTCCGGGTGGCGCAGGTCCGGCAATCAACGCTCTTGTGACCTCATGGCAACAGCCACCAGCCACAGGAGTTACCCGCGATGACTATGCCGCCGTCAATCTCGGCCAACTGAAAGCTGTTGCCCAGTTGTTTTATAACCGGCTCGCCACAGCCGGAATCGTCGTCGGTCCTGTCGTCGAAGGCAGTTCCTATCCTTGGCCCACCGACCAGTCAGGAGCGGACAACTACGCACTCGTCAACGTTGGTCAACTCAAGCACGTCTTCAGCTTCACCGTGCCATCGGGGCCACCCGGTTTTGTCGACACCGACGGCAACGGCATCGATGACAACTGGGAACTGGCCCACTTCGGGCAGATCGGCATCGATCCGACTGCCGACCCCGACGGCGACGGCCTGTCCAACCTCGCCGAATATCTCGCCGACACCGATCCGACTCTCGCCGCCCAGACAGTACCTCCTGCCGCGCTGGCCCTCACCGTCTATTCACCCTGA
- a CDS encoding calcium-binding protein: protein MKTPLPCLCAALALLATASVTVTRADPVTLTGDHVINPGPDDTGSLTVSGQLHVESNHADLGTTGDGQIALLLTYQENGATRQVVVYAARSAVEYLWKEGSTDASTATPKMTLGADNTLTLHDTTGASTITLTPATGEISAPGGFRLSDGTLIANQSSLRSTALYNASDQIVAQVGEDGRVTFANGLIVGSNPDAALTANSTAYLNTVLQNLGFQENPVEPTHVDGIITGSQNSGSISIVYDTAGNQYLAGTFSGSSVKIGNSTIYGSSTTTNQFVLKRTPAGTVSWNKVWYVSGAPQGIVTDASGNIYVVGYLSSTAGKSISLAGVSVTAQGGNDGYVLKLNNAGAAQWVKVIGGTGSESAKSVTVDASGNVFVIGSLNGTAGQAIGLAGVSVTAQGSNDGFVLKLNSAGVGQWAKVMGSTNSDYAEKVVLDSSGNVYVSGYVNQTANQTVNLAGISVTAQGGNDGYVLKLNSAGAGQWAKILGHSNSDYVRGLAVDGSGNVYVAGELNRTANQTVNLAGITVTAQGNLDGYVLKLNSAGAGQWAKILGHSSSDYLKGLAVDGSGNVYVVGNFSRTAGQTVNLAGITVTAKGNQDGYVLKLNTAGAGQWARIIGHTDSDYTNGLALDAANNIYIFGYISASEGTPLDMAGVNVNAISYANGYILKLDNAGASLWTKLIPAEINRITLSPSNEEIVLSGYSTEENFTLGDTLILGNWMPFFVTLPISEPIIDVFQPAAASIAWGNAMAPGSNAIAMGDNAFAIGPNTISLGYNSTATGSSSIAIGEYNRTTNYNATAVGGAYNTASGSSSFIGGGWGNTASGYGSVILGGEGNSANGDYSLAGGLWSSASGPVSVALGESGSASGSASTAIGSGNSASGDYTAAFGYYNQAQAINLFAIGRLNVAQGSRTAWVPSDDLFVIGNGDWDEWTYSNAFAVHKNGTTRSAGPFEAKGGIRIPPGGDVSMGTFTQGNDPSTLNAGLRYQGE from the coding sequence ATGAAAACTCCTCTGCCCTGCCTGTGCGCCGCGCTGGCGCTTCTCGCGACTGCGTCTGTAACCGTCACCCGTGCCGATCCCGTTACGCTCACCGGTGATCATGTTATCAACCCCGGCCCGGATGACACCGGTTCGCTCACCGTCTCGGGACAACTCCACGTCGAAAGCAACCACGCCGACCTCGGTACAACCGGAGATGGCCAGATAGCCCTGTTGCTCACCTATCAGGAAAACGGCGCAACCCGGCAGGTGGTTGTTTACGCTGCCCGGTCTGCGGTCGAATACCTCTGGAAAGAAGGTTCTACCGATGCGAGCACTGCCACGCCGAAGATGACCCTCGGAGCGGACAACACGCTGACCCTCCACGATACCACGGGCGCGTCCACGATCACGCTGACCCCCGCAACGGGCGAAATCAGCGCACCGGGAGGATTCCGTTTGTCCGATGGCACCCTGATTGCCAACCAGTCCTCTCTGCGCAGCACCGCGCTCTATAACGCCTCCGATCAGATCGTGGCGCAGGTTGGCGAGGATGGACGCGTCACCTTCGCCAACGGCCTCATCGTTGGGTCCAACCCGGACGCCGCGCTCACCGCAAACAGTACCGCTTACCTGAATACCGTCCTGCAAAACCTCGGTTTTCAGGAAAACCCTGTCGAACCCACACACGTCGATGGAATAATTACCGGATCACAAAATTCAGGGAGCATTTCGATTGTTTATGATACGGCAGGAAACCAATACCTAGCGGGAACATTTTCCGGTTCCTCGGTCAAAATCGGCAATTCCACGATTTACGGCAGTTCCACGACTACGAACCAATTTGTTCTCAAACGCACTCCGGCAGGAACGGTTTCATGGAATAAGGTCTGGTATGTCTCCGGAGCCCCGCAAGGCATTGTGACAGATGCTTCCGGCAATATTTACGTGGTCGGGTATTTGTCCTCGACGGCAGGCAAAAGCATCAGCCTTGCCGGGGTTTCCGTCACTGCGCAGGGCGGCAACGATGGCTATGTTCTGAAACTCAACAATGCCGGAGCCGCCCAGTGGGTGAAGGTAATCGGCGGCACCGGCTCCGAGTCTGCCAAAAGTGTGACGGTAGATGCCTCCGGCAATGTATTTGTTATCGGATCTCTTAACGGCACGGCGGGACAGGCGATCGGTCTTGCCGGAGTTTCTGTCACCGCGCAGGGGAGCAACGATGGCTTTGTGCTCAAACTGAACAGTGCCGGAGTCGGCCAATGGGCAAAAGTGATGGGTTCTACCAACTCCGATTATGCCGAAAAAGTGGTTTTGGACAGCAGTGGCAACGTGTACGTTTCCGGCTATGTCAACCAGACAGCAAACCAGACAGTGAACCTTGCCGGAATCAGCGTTACCGCTCAGGGCGGTAACGATGGCTATGTCCTTAAACTGAACAGTGCCGGAGCCGGGCAATGGGCAAAAATCCTCGGCCACAGCAATTCCGATTATGTCAGAGGCTTGGCCGTCGATGGCTCTGGCAATGTTTATGTGGCCGGAGAACTTAATCGTACTGCGAACCAGACCGTGAACCTCGCCGGGATCACTGTCACCGCGCAGGGCAATCTGGACGGCTATGTCCTTAAACTGAACAGTGCCGGAGCTGGGCAATGGGCAAAAATTCTCGGCCACAGCAGTTCTGATTACCTCAAAGGCTTGGCCGTCGATGGCTCCGGCAATGTTTATGTGGTCGGAAATTTTAGTCGTACCGCAGGCCAGACGGTGAATCTCGCCGGAATCACTGTCACCGCAAAAGGCAATCAAGATGGCTATGTTCTCAAATTGAATACAGCCGGGGCCGGACAATGGGCACGGATAATTGGCCATACCGATTCAGACTATACCAACGGTTTGGCATTGGATGCCGCTAACAATATTTATATTTTCGGTTATATCTCCGCCAGTGAGGGGACACCGCTGGATATGGCCGGGGTTAATGTCAATGCCATCAGTTATGCCAATGGTTATATCCTGAAACTCGACAACGCCGGAGCATCACTATGGACGAAATTGATACCGGCGGAAATCAATAGGATCACGTTATCACCCTCAAACGAGGAAATTGTTCTCAGCGGGTATTCCACTGAGGAAAATTTCACATTGGGCGATACACTCATCTTGGGTAACTGGATGCCTTTTTTCGTCACGTTACCAATAAGTGAGCCGATTATCGATGTGTTTCAGCCTGCCGCAGCAAGTATTGCATGGGGCAATGCAATGGCACCCGGCTCAAACGCCATTGCAATGGGTGACAATGCTTTTGCCATCGGCCCAAACACCATCAGTTTGGGTTATAATAGCACGGCCACAGGTTCATCCAGCATTGCCATCGGGGAATATAACAGAACAACAAACTATAATGCCACAGCAGTAGGAGGAGCGTATAATACGGCATCTGGAAGTAGCTCTTTTATTGGCGGTGGCTGGGGGAACACGGCATCCGGCTACGGATCAGTAATCCTGGGAGGTGAAGGCAATTCTGCCAACGGCGATTATTCGCTCGCGGGCGGCTTATGGAGTTCGGCATCCGGTCCGGTATCTGTCGCACTGGGTGAATCCGGCAGTGCATCCGGTTCCGCTTCCACAGCTATTGGCAGCGGAAATTCTGCCAGCGGAGACTACACAGCTGCGTTTGGCTACTACAACCAGGCGCAGGCCATCAACCTGTTTGCCATCGGACGGCTTAACGTTGCCCAGGGCTCCAGGACTGCATGGGTGCCAAGCGACGATCTCTTTGTCATCGGCAACGGTGATTGGGACGAATGGACCTACAGCAATGCCTTTGCGGTTCACAAGAATGGTACAACCCGTTCGGCAGGTCCCTTTGAAGCCAAAGGCGGCATCCGCATTCCTCCGGGCGGGGATGTCTCGATGGGAACATTCACGCAGGGCAACGACCCGAGCACTCTCAATGCCGGACTCCGTTATCAGGGTGAATAA
- a CDS encoding oxidoreductase: MKPRIGIVDLDTSHPAAWIPVERELGCEIAGVWDGGAVHPAGYAQTFAAEHGIGRVFGSLGEMAGEVDAVILHGCDWDTHVEKARVFVEAGKAVLIDKPMAGNVADLRRLGDWVRGGARIFGGSSLRYARELTAWQARPVTERGEPHTVLSGCAVDDFNYGIHAYTFACAAMGPGVRSARHLGDGAQQRVELRWQDGRVAWVVMGEQPGGWLPFYGTIVTERSVVSLQPATGDLYRAFLERVMPWFSGKTDIPPCPFEALIEPELAAIAALQSRESGGREVLLSGISGSTRYDGARFAQGYRKARYGSA; the protein is encoded by the coding sequence ATGAAACCTCGAATTGGCATTGTTGATCTTGATACGAGTCATCCGGCGGCGTGGATTCCGGTCGAGCGCGAGCTGGGCTGTGAGATTGCCGGCGTGTGGGATGGCGGCGCGGTGCACCCGGCGGGCTACGCGCAAACGTTCGCGGCGGAGCATGGCATCGGGCGGGTATTCGGGTCGCTCGGGGAAATGGCGGGCGAGGTCGATGCGGTGATCCTGCACGGCTGCGACTGGGACACGCATGTCGAAAAGGCGCGTGTGTTTGTCGAGGCCGGCAAGGCGGTGCTGATCGACAAGCCGATGGCGGGCAACGTCGCCGACCTGCGCCGGCTGGGCGACTGGGTGCGCGGCGGAGCGAGGATTTTTGGCGGATCGTCGTTGCGTTATGCGCGGGAACTGACGGCCTGGCAGGCCCGGCCGGTCACGGAGCGGGGCGAGCCGCACACGGTGCTGAGCGGCTGCGCGGTCGATGACTTCAACTATGGCATTCACGCCTACACCTTCGCCTGCGCGGCAATGGGGCCGGGCGTGCGCAGCGCGCGCCACCTGGGCGATGGCGCGCAGCAGCGGGTGGAACTGCGCTGGCAGGATGGGCGTGTGGCCTGGGTGGTGATGGGTGAACAGCCGGGAGGCTGGCTGCCGTTTTACGGGACGATCGTGACCGAACGGAGCGTCGTTTCCCTGCAACCGGCGACAGGAGACCTCTACCGGGCGTTTCTCGAGCGCGTCATGCCATGGTTTTCGGGAAAAACGGACATCCCGCCTTGCCCGTTTGAGGCGTTGATCGAGCCCGAGCTTGCGGCCATCGCCGCCTTGCAGTCGCGGGAGTCGGGCGGTCGCGAGGTGTTGCTGTCCGGGATTTCCGGGAGCACGCGCTACGACGGCGCGCGGTTTGCGCAAGGCTACAGAAAAGCGCGGTATGGTTCAGCCTGA
- a CDS encoding oxidoreductase, translating to MKHQSVSDKTVRFGLIGSGGIAGVHVEALARIPAARLAAIHSPDVKRARELAEPAGARVCATLGELLAAETGVEAVLIASPSGLHAEGALPSLRAGKHVLCEKPLEITTERVAGMIAEARRSGVLLAGLLPLRCGAGARQIRRAIEAGRFGKLTFLSARIKWWREPAYYAGSPWRGTRALDGGGALMNQGIHAVDLLQWLGGPVREVWAFSDRLVHAGIEVEDTLAAGLRFENGALGTIEAATTCYPGLDLSLEISGERGTAILVNDRIECWRFADERPEDERIRSGEAGGEIRGGSADPKAISCEGHRQQIAAFCEAIQGSSREGVIDGREAGAAVAIIEAAYRSTASGRAERVTFFA from the coding sequence ATGAAACACCAGTCGGTATCTGATAAAACGGTACGGTTCGGGCTGATCGGCAGCGGCGGGATAGCCGGCGTCCATGTGGAGGCGCTGGCGCGTATTCCGGCGGCGAGGCTGGCGGCGATCCATTCCCCCGACGTGAAGCGGGCGCGGGAACTGGCGGAGCCGGCGGGAGCGCGGGTGTGCGCGACGCTCGGCGAGTTGCTGGCAGCGGAGACCGGCGTGGAGGCGGTGCTGATCGCCAGCCCGAGCGGGTTGCATGCGGAGGGAGCGTTGCCGTCGCTGCGGGCGGGGAAACACGTGCTCTGCGAAAAGCCGCTGGAAATCACCACGGAGCGCGTGGCCGGCATGATTGCCGAAGCCCGACGCTCCGGCGTGCTGCTCGCCGGGCTTCTGCCGCTGCGCTGCGGGGCGGGCGCGCGGCAGATCCGCCGGGCGATCGAGGCCGGGCGGTTCGGGAAACTCACGTTCCTGAGCGCGCGGATCAAGTGGTGGCGGGAACCGGCCTATTACGCAGGCTCTCCCTGGCGCGGCACCCGGGCGCTGGACGGGGGCGGGGCGCTCATGAACCAGGGAATCCACGCCGTGGATTTGCTGCAATGGCTCGGCGGGCCGGTCCGCGAGGTCTGGGCCTTTTCGGACCGGCTGGTGCATGCGGGTATCGAGGTCGAGGATACGCTGGCGGCGGGACTGCGCTTCGAAAACGGCGCGCTCGGCACGATCGAGGCGGCCACCACGTGTTATCCGGGACTGGATCTTTCGCTGGAAATTTCCGGCGAACGCGGCACGGCGATTCTGGTCAACGACCGGATCGAGTGCTGGCGTTTCGCCGACGAGCGGCCGGAAGACGAACGCATCCGGTCCGGCGAGGCCGGCGGCGAAATCCGGGGCGGCTCGGCGGACCCGAAGGCGATTTCCTGCGAAGGTCACCGGCAGCAGATCGCGGCGTTTTGCGAGGCGATCCAGGGAAGTTCCCGGGAGGGCGTGATCGACGGGCGGGAGGCCGGGGCCGCCGTGGCGATCATCGAGGCGGCTTACCGCTCGACGGCGTCGGGCCGGGCGGAGCGGGTGACTTTTTTCGCATGA
- a CDS encoding oxidoreductase, whose translation MKNHRFLFAGFRHPHISGLYDRVSAHPDCAIAGAWEGDGATRRQLATEGRIDLTHEDFGTMLAEGGGTVVAIGDTYGRRGALAIAALRAGCHVISDKPLCTRMEELETIAGLVREKGLSVGCQLDLTEAPVLRRLRGFVRRGTLGKVQTVTVLAQHPLRYGSRPGWYFEPGGHGGTLNDIGVHVFDLLPWLTGSPWRRILTARDWNAKAAEAPHFRDCAQLHGVLENGAACFADVSYLAPDRAGYSQSQYWRITVHGTAGMAEASYGAGTLTLVTDADESARDVTASSAPDGERDCLQNFLDEIEGKGAGGIEKLTTENILKTSRLALEAQQRAASES comes from the coding sequence ATGAAGAACCATCGTTTCCTGTTCGCGGGGTTTCGGCACCCGCACATCTCCGGTTTGTACGACCGGGTTTCCGCTCATCCGGACTGCGCGATCGCCGGCGCCTGGGAGGGCGACGGGGCCACCCGCCGGCAACTGGCGACGGAGGGCCGGATCGACCTGACGCACGAGGATTTCGGGACAATGCTGGCGGAGGGTGGCGGCACGGTCGTGGCGATCGGCGATACGTATGGACGGCGCGGCGCGCTGGCGATTGCCGCCTTGCGGGCGGGTTGCCATGTCATCTCCGACAAGCCGCTGTGCACTCGAATGGAGGAACTGGAGACGATCGCGGGGCTGGTCCGGGAAAAGGGACTTTCGGTCGGCTGCCAGCTCGACCTGACGGAGGCCCCCGTCCTGCGCCGGCTGCGCGGTTTCGTGCGGCGGGGAACGCTCGGGAAGGTGCAGACGGTGACCGTCCTCGCGCAGCATCCGTTGCGTTACGGATCGAGGCCGGGCTGGTATTTCGAGCCGGGCGGGCACGGCGGCACGCTCAACGATATCGGTGTGCATGTTTTCGATCTCCTGCCGTGGCTGACCGGATCGCCGTGGCGGCGCATCCTGACCGCGCGCGACTGGAACGCGAAGGCGGCGGAAGCGCCACATTTCCGGGACTGCGCGCAACTGCACGGCGTGCTGGAGAACGGCGCGGCGTGTTTCGCCGACGTATCCTACCTCGCTCCCGACCGGGCCGGGTATTCGCAGAGCCAGTACTGGCGAATCACGGTGCATGGCACGGCCGGCATGGCGGAGGCCAGTTACGGAGCCGGGACGCTCACGCTGGTGACGGATGCGGACGAATCCGCGCGGGACGTCACTGCCTCGTCCGCGCCCGACGGCGAGCGCGACTGCCTGCAAAATTTCCTCGACGAAATCGAGGGGAAGGGGGCAGGGGGCATCGAAAAACTCACGACGGAAAACATCCTGAAAACCTCGCGCCTGGCGCTGGAGGCGCAGCAGCGGGCGGCAAGCGAATCATGA
- a CDS encoding chemotaxis protein CheW produces MSNTTQTRTSAHAGKYLTVVLDNEAYGIAVLKVREIIRMQKITPVPQMPGYVKGIINLRGRVIPVIDLRLKFGLRAELAERTCIVVVQVKFAGGAPVQMGLIVDSVEEVVSLGAQEIEPTPDFGVRIDTSYLLGLAKIKGVVKTLLDIDRVVAPDTIERLAAVG; encoded by the coding sequence ATGAGCAACACCACCCAGACCCGCACCTCCGCGCATGCCGGAAAATACCTCACCGTGGTGCTCGACAACGAGGCCTACGGCATCGCCGTGCTGAAGGTGAGGGAAATCATCCGCATGCAGAAGATCACCCCGGTGCCGCAGATGCCTGGCTACGTCAAGGGCATCATCAATCTGCGCGGCCGGGTGATTCCTGTCATCGACCTGCGGCTGAAATTCGGACTCCGCGCCGAGCTCGCCGAGCGCACCTGCATCGTGGTCGTCCAGGTAAAATTCGCCGGTGGCGCTCCTGTGCAAATGGGGCTCATCGTCGACAGTGTCGAGGAAGTCGTCAGTCTGGGCGCCCAGGAAATCGAGCCCACACCCGACTTCGGAGTCCGCATCGATACGAGCTATCTGCTCGGCCTCGCCAAGATCAAGGGAGTCGTCAAAACCCTCCTCGACATCGACCGTGTCGTCGCGCCCGACACCATCGAGCGCCTCGCCGCCGTCGGCTGA
- a CDS encoding chemotaxis protein CheA, with translation MSLSSDTLASLDDLCSRLAGESVLARAGNDEGLIPVFSLVGEMRESVAGVSRLENPLKALQALLGARLDGGLPFDEATLAEVRRIAEWLPGAIAAAAGGDDDGKVAAAAGEDRLLELNLAENRELLSEFHAEALDHLLQIEAALLTLDATPGDRDALDSLFRSFHTLKGVSGFLHLAPMHTLTHEVESLLDRARTGKLRLTPEIITEILRSRDAVQAMVGQITAALEDGREPGEAVRVSHLIDAVRRLAAGGDSPAADARPAPEPEPAEQRPPANDLAASTPSASGSAQANGSGAANGAAMASTVRVNTEKLDSLMDVVGELVIVQSQLQESSRGPGGDGSPLARNLAQLGRITKDLQHTAMALRMVPIKPMFQRIGRLVRDLSRECDKRVHFITAGEDTEIDRSVVEEIVDPLVHMVRNAIDHGLEPAAERAAAGKDEAGRLSLKAFHEGSHLVIELADDGRGIDPEKVLAKARRQGLVGEGDSLAREKIIDLIFLPGFSTAEKVSAVSGRGVGMDVVRRNIEKLGGQIQIVSEVGGGSRFAIRLPLTTAIIDGLLVRVGEDHFILPSLAVQMALRPARAALATIQGQGEVLDHRGKILPLHRLHRRFAIRDAVEDPAAGIVVILEDAGRARALLVDELVNKQEVVVKNLGSFLQNLPGVAGGAILGDGNIALILDPASLCAA, from the coding sequence ATGTCCTTGTCTTCCGATACGCTTGCCTCTCTCGACGATCTCTGCAGCCGGCTGGCCGGCGAATCCGTGCTCGCGAGGGCGGGGAACGATGAAGGCCTGATCCCCGTCTTCAGCCTCGTCGGCGAAATGCGGGAGTCGGTCGCGGGGGTCTCGCGGCTGGAAAATCCGCTGAAAGCGCTGCAGGCGTTGCTCGGCGCGCGACTGGATGGCGGGCTGCCGTTCGACGAGGCGACCCTGGCGGAAGTGCGACGCATCGCGGAGTGGCTGCCCGGAGCGATCGCGGCGGCGGCGGGCGGCGATGACGACGGGAAGGTCGCCGCCGCGGCAGGGGAGGACCGGTTGCTCGAACTCAACCTGGCGGAGAACCGCGAGCTGCTCTCGGAGTTTCACGCCGAGGCGCTCGATCATCTTTTGCAGATCGAGGCGGCGTTGCTCACGCTCGACGCGACGCCGGGAGACCGCGACGCGCTCGACAGCCTGTTCCGCTCGTTTCACACCCTCAAGGGCGTCTCCGGTTTCCTGCATCTGGCGCCGATGCACACGCTGACGCACGAAGTCGAGTCGCTGCTCGACCGGGCGCGCACCGGGAAGCTGAGGCTCACGCCGGAGATCATCACGGAAATCCTGCGCAGCCGCGATGCCGTGCAGGCGATGGTGGGGCAGATCACGGCGGCGCTCGAGGACGGGCGCGAACCCGGAGAGGCGGTGCGCGTCTCGCACCTGATCGATGCCGTGCGCCGGCTGGCTGCGGGCGGCGACTCTCCGGCCGCGGACGCGCGGCCGGCGCCGGAGCCGGAGCCGGCGGAGCAACGGCCGCCGGCGAACGATCTGGCGGCCTCCACCCCGTCCGCATCCGGCAGCGCGCAGGCGAACGGTTCCGGCGCGGCGAACGGCGCGGCCATGGCCTCGACGGTGCGGGTGAACACCGAAAAACTCGACTCGCTCATGGACGTGGTCGGTGAACTGGTGATCGTGCAGAGCCAGTTGCAGGAGTCCTCGCGCGGACCCGGCGGCGACGGTTCGCCGCTGGCGCGCAACCTCGCGCAGCTCGGCCGCATCACCAAGGACCTGCAACACACGGCGATGGCGCTGCGCATGGTGCCGATCAAACCGATGTTCCAGCGGATCGGGCGTCTCGTGCGCGACCTCTCGCGCGAATGCGACAAACGGGTGCACTTCATTACGGCCGGCGAGGACACGGAGATCGACCGCTCGGTGGTGGAGGAGATCGTGGACCCGCTCGTGCACATGGTGCGCAACGCGATCGACCACGGGCTGGAACCGGCGGCGGAGCGCGCGGCCGCCGGCAAGGACGAGGCGGGGCGGCTCTCGCTGAAGGCGTTTCACGAGGGGAGCCATCTGGTGATCGAGCTGGCGGACGACGGGCGCGGCATCGACCCGGAAAAAGTGCTGGCGAAGGCGCGCCGGCAAGGCCTCGTCGGCGAGGGCGATTCGCTGGCGAGGGAGAAGATCATCGACCTGATTTTTCTCCCCGGTTTTTCGACCGCCGAAAAAGTCTCGGCCGTCTCCGGGCGCGGCGTGGGCATGGATGTGGTGAGGCGCAACATCGAAAAACTCGGCGGCCAGATCCAGATCGTCTCGGAAGTCGGCGGCGGTTCGCGGTTCGCCATCCGTCTGCCGCTGACCACGGCGATCATCGACGGCCTGCTGGTGCGCGTGGGCGAGGATCATTTCATCCTGCCGAGCCTCGCGGTGCAGATGGCGTTGCGGCCGGCGCGCGCGGCGCTGGCCACGATCCAGGGCCAGGGCGAGGTGCTCGATCATCGCGGGAAAATCCTGCCGCTCCACCGCCTGCACCGGCGTTTTGCGATCCGCGATGCAGTGGAGGATCCGGCTGCGGGCATCGTGGTCATCCTGGAGGATGCTGGCCGCGCCCGGGCGCTGCTCGTGGACGAACTCGTGAACAAGCAGGAAGTGGTCGTGAAAAATCTCGGCAGTTTCCTGCAAAACCTTCCCGGCGTGGCGGGCGGCGCGATCCTCGGCGACGGCAACATCGCCCTCATCCTCGACCCCGCCTCGCTCTGCGCGGCGTGA
- a CDS encoding histidine kinase, which translates to MPRSTPPSLDDVCERALQLPSAPTLLPRLLDALEQADTTIDEMEAVIRVDPVLAGSVLRLANSAHFAASDMRVESLHEAVLRLGQKEIYRLAALSVAGCWAMYETGGYGWEPGDFCRATLVTAVAAEVLAGRSGWVKPEVAYAAGLVQGLGKLALAWSCGGEFPAIRRYRKKHDCLWPEAETAVLGYNHATVTAGLLRRWRFPEMFVAAAENNPPEASMDARYLPLAVHLHAANYLAASFGAGQGEDAFLVRLNAPLLEEWGFTAGVLEAALPEVFGRATRLLRDKLYTGRIVF; encoded by the coding sequence ATGCCGCGATCGACGCCCCCTTCTCTCGATGACGTTTGCGAGCGCGCCCTGCAACTGCCGAGCGCGCCGACCTTGCTGCCGCGGTTGCTGGACGCGCTGGAGCAGGCGGACACCACCATCGACGAGATGGAGGCGGTGATCCGGGTGGACCCGGTGCTGGCCGGCTCGGTGCTGCGGCTGGCCAACTCCGCCCATTTCGCCGCGTCGGACATGCGCGTGGAGTCGTTGCACGAGGCGGTGCTCCGGCTCGGCCAGAAGGAAATCTACCGGCTGGCGGCGCTTTCCGTGGCGGGCTGCTGGGCGATGTACGAGACTGGCGGATACGGATGGGAGCCGGGCGATTTTTGCCGGGCGACGCTCGTCACCGCCGTGGCCGCGGAAGTGCTGGCCGGGCGGAGCGGGTGGGTAAAGCCCGAGGTTGCCTACGCGGCGGGGCTGGTGCAGGGACTTGGCAAGCTGGCCCTGGCGTGGAGTTGCGGCGGGGAGTTTCCCGCGATCCGCCGTTACCGGAAAAAACACGATTGCCTCTGGCCGGAGGCCGAGACGGCCGTGCTCGGCTACAACCACGCGACGGTGACGGCCGGGCTGCTGCGCCGGTGGCGTTTCCCGGAGATGTTTGTGGCGGCGGCGGAGAACAACCCGCCCGAGGCGTCCATGGACGCCCGCTACCTGCCGCTGGCGGTGCACCTGCACGCGGCAAATTACCTGGCGGCGAGCTTCGGGGCAGGGCAGGGGGAGGATGCGTTTCTGGTGCGGCTCAACGCGCCGCTGCTGGAGGAGTGGGGCTTTACCGCCGGCGTTCTGGAGGCGGCGCTGCCGGAAGTGTTCGGGCGGGCGACGCGGCTGCTGCGCGACAAGCTGTATACGGGGCGAATCGTGTTCTGA
- a CDS encoding chemotaxis protein CheD: MPGSPAPVSLFPQRVIIGVGELAVSNNPGVTLSTYALGSCVAVVAFDPAARGGGILHIMLPESSLAPDKAAQQPAMFADSGIPALFNALAGIRTERRRLRLFVAGGASVSGGPDVFRIGERNTVAVLRMLAVYGCPIIGNDSGGVVNRTLHLDLATGRLTLRRPDRTTCVEMG; this comes from the coding sequence ATGCCCGGCTCACCCGCACCCGTCAGCCTTTTCCCGCAACGCGTCATCATCGGCGTGGGTGAACTCGCCGTCTCCAACAACCCGGGCGTCACCCTCAGCACCTACGCGCTCGGGTCGTGCGTGGCCGTCGTCGCTTTCGATCCGGCGGCGCGCGGCGGCGGCATCCTGCACATCATGCTGCCGGAGTCATCGCTCGCCCCCGACAAGGCGGCGCAGCAGCCCGCGATGTTTGCCGACAGCGGCATCCCCGCGCTGTTCAACGCCCTCGCCGGCATCCGCACCGAACGCCGACGGCTGCGGCTCTTCGTCGCCGGCGGCGCGAGCGTTTCGGGAGGCCCGGATGTCTTTCGTATCGGTGAACGTAATACTGTCGCGGTGCTGCGCATGCTGGCCGTCTACGGCTGCCCGATCATCGGCAACGACTCCGGCGGCGTGGTCAACCGCACCCTCCACCTCGACCTCGCCACCGGCCGCCTCACCCTCCGGCGGCCGGACCGGACCACCTGCGTGGAAATGGGTTGA